The region GCTAACCCCATGTTTGTTGAAAACCAGTTCTAAGAGGAGTAGCCAATTTGCAAGGATAGAGCGCGACATACTGCATATGGCGAGCCGGATGAATGGGATGATACGGCCGGTGGATGTGGTGAAGGGGCTTGGTATTGATCCGCGAACGGTGAAGAAAAACTTGAATAGTTTGTGTGACAAAGGCAAGCTCAAGCCTGTCTTGTTGCAAGGAAGTAATAGAATATGCCGGTATGAGCTTGTTCCATCTATTTTGGATAATGAGATATGGTAGATTGTAACGTCTGATCCCGCCAAAAGTGGGTGTGGGGAGGAAATAGGAGGGATAAATCCCTCTGATCCCGCCGAAAGTGGGCGTGGGGAGGAAACGAGAGGGATAAATCCCTCTGATTTCGCTGAAAGTGGGCATGGGGAGGAAATAGGAGGGATAAATCCCTCTGATCCCGCCAAAAGTGGGCGCGGGGAGGAAATAGGAGGGATAAATCCCTCTGATCCCGCCAAAAGTGGGCGCGGGGAGGAAATAGGAGGGATAAATCCCTCTGATCCCGCCAAAAGTGGGCGAGGGGAGGAAATAGGAGGGATAAATCCCTCTGATCCCGCCAAAAGTGGGCGCGGGGAGGAAATAGGAGGGATAAATCCCTCTGATCCCGCCGAAAGCGGGCATGGGGAGGAAATGAGAGGGATAAATCCCTCTGATCCCCCGCAAGCGGCCACAAAAGGGCGCACGCCCAAAGCCGCAAGCGCGCAGGGGCCTAATGAGCTGCCCCGCCCACCGGCAGCTTAATCGTGAACGCCGAGCCCTGGCCCGGCTCGCTGCGCACCTCGATGGTGCCTTTGCTCAGGCTGATGATGCGCGCGGCCAGCGGCAGGCCGAGGCCGTTGCCTCCGGCGGAGCGGGCGGGGTCGCCCTGGTAGAACTTCTCGAAGATGTGCTTGCGCACCTTCGGGGTCATGCCGATGCCGGTGTCCGCGATGACCACCGAGATCCAGGTCCCGTCCGAGTGGAGCGCGACCGAGATCATCCCGCCCTCCGGCGTGAACTTGATCGCATTGCCCAGCACATTAAGCCACACCTGCATCATCAGCTCTTCGTTGCCATAATACCGCTGCTCATCCAGCTCAATGTCCAGATTCAGCTGCTTGGCGGCCCAGAGGGATTCCAGCAGCAGCAGTGCCTGGCGGAGCTGCTCGTCCAGCGGATATTCGGCCAGCTCTGAGAGCATCTCCTGGTTCTCCAGCTTGGAGATCTTGAGGATGTTACCGGACAGATTAGACAGCTGCCGTGAGCTCTCGATAATCATTCCGGTGTATTCGTCATGCTCCTCCTTGCTCAGATTCTCCTCCTGCAGCAGCATGGCGTACCCTTCAATCGCTGCAATAGGCGTCTTAAATTCGTGAGACACATTCACGACGAAGTCATTGCGCAGGGTCTCGATGCTGCGCAGCTCCTGGACCATCAGATTGAAGTGATGTGCCACTTCACTGATCTCATCTACACGGTGCGACTCATTCAGGTAGATGTCGAAGTTGCCCTTGGCGATTTCTTTGGCAGCACGGCTGAAGTCTGTGATCGGGGCCAGAATTTTTTTGCCGACCATAATACTAATCGTAGTCCCGATGACCAGACTGAACAGCATCGTAGTCAGCAGGGGCGGGAACATATTGCGGTGCCCTATCGTATTATGCCCCACGCGGATATATAAGAAGGCCAGAGCAGACAGAATTACGACGAAGAATAGAATAATCACGAATACCATCGATACGAAATACCACCACAAGCCTCTATTGTTCCCCCGGATCATCCCCGCTTCACCGCCTTATAGCCCAGCCCT is a window of Paenibacillus sp. FSL H3-0469 DNA encoding:
- a CDS encoding HAMP domain-containing sensor histidine kinase, whose translation is MIRGNNRGLWWYFVSMVFVIILFFVVILSALAFLYIRVGHNTIGHRNMFPPLLTTMLFSLVIGTTISIMVGKKILAPITDFSRAAKEIAKGNFDIYLNESHRVDEISEVAHHFNLMVQELRSIETLRNDFVVNVSHEFKTPIAAIEGYAMLLQEENLSKEEHDEYTGMIIESSRQLSNLSGNILKISKLENQEMLSELAEYPLDEQLRQALLLLESLWAAKQLNLDIELDEQRYYGNEELMMQVWLNVLGNAIKFTPEGGMISVALHSDGTWISVVIADTGIGMTPKVRKHIFEKFYQGDPARSAGGNGLGLPLAARIISLSKGTIEVRSEPGQGSAFTIKLPVGGAAH